The genome window CGACGACCATGCAGACGTGGGACCAGGGAACGCGCCGGATCTATGATCGCCTTTCGGGCGGTTTCCGGGACAAGGTCTACCTCAACCGGCCCGTCCGCAGGGTGGTTCGAGGGCCATCGCACGTCGTGGTCGAGGATGAGGACGGCGTGGAGGAGACGTTCGACGCGGTGATCTTCGCCTGCAACGCGAACCAGACGCTGATGATGCTGGACGAGCCGACGTTTCTGGAGCGCTACATCCTCTCGTCGGTCCGCTACGAGAGCGAACTCCACAACCACACGGTCGTGCATTCGGACGCCTCGGTCCTGCCGGATGACGAGGTGAAGGCGCTGGAGACCCGCAGCAACCACATCGCGCAGTACGGCGCCCGGCCGGACAACTACGAGATCACGTACATCATGCACAACCAGCAGCCGTGGGCGAAGCGCTCGGACAAGCCCTGCCTGGTGACGTACAACCCGATCAGCGAGATCGACGACGAGAAGGTCATCGAGCGGCGGTGGTTCCAGCACATCGTGCACGACGTCCGCCATGTCGCGTGGCTCGTCCCCCTGTTCCGCTTCATACAGGGGAAACGGCGGAGCTGGCACTGCGGCGCCCACACGCTGATCAACAGCCAGGAAACCGCCTTCGTCACCGGACTCGCGGCCGCGCGACAGATCGGCGCGGACTACCCCTTCGAGGATCCCGAAGCGAGGAAGATGTTCAACTACTACGGTCGCGTCATGTACGGCTGGCGCTTCAGGAAAGCCCGAGGGTCAGCTTAGCTGGGCCAGAAAATGGGGATGAGGAGGCTGGCCGTGATGAGGAGGACGAGGTTGAGCAGGCCGCCCACCTTCACGAAGTCCGAGAAACGATATCCGCCCGGCCCGTAGATCATGACGTTGGTCTGATAGCCGAAGGGCGTGACGAAGGAGGCGGATGCGCCGAACATGACGGCGATGAGGAGCGCGTACGGGTTCACGCCGGCCTGCGTGGCCGCGAGGATCGCGACGGGGGTGAGCATCACGGCCGTCGCCGCGTTGGACACGATGGCCGTCATGAGGACGGTCACCAGGTAGAAGGCCGCGACGAGTCCGGACGCTCCCAGCGGCGCCGTCGCCGCCACCACGCCGCGCGCGAGCAACTCCGCCGCCCCGGTGGTCTCAAGCGCCACGCCGAGCGGAATGAGGCCGGCCAGCACGAAGAGGACCATCCACTCCATCTCCGCGTAGATCTCTTCGACGCGCACGCAGCGCGTGAACACCATGAGGCCGACGCCCGAGAGCGCGGCCGTCATGATGTCGAGGAGGCCGAGGCTGGCGCTGAGCACGACGCCGACCATGATCGCTGCGGCGACGCCGGCCCGCGGCCTGCGCCCGGTCTGCGTCTTCACTTCTCCCACGGGAACGAACCCGGGATCTTCGACGAGGCGTGCGAGCGCGTTCGGCGTCCCGTGCACCAGGAGGAGGTCGCCGACGCGGAACGAGACCTCCGCCAGCCGTTCCGTTACGGTGACGCCGTGATGCTGGATCGCGAGCACGGCCGCATCGTAGCGCTGCGCGAAGTTCAGATCGCGAAGCGTCCGGCTTACGAGACTCGAGCCGGGCGCCACGAGGACTTCGACCAGCCGGCCGCTGCCGCCGGCCAGATCAAGCCCCTGCTCCTTCCGCTCCCGCGGGGTCTCGAGTCGCTGCCGGCGCGCGAGTTCGATAAGGCGTTCCGCCGAGCCCTGCACGTAGAGGACATCGCCCGGCCGTATGTGGCGGTCTCCGTGCGGCGCGGTGATCTCCTGTTCGCCCCGTTCGATGTCCAGCACGGTGACGCCGTACCGTTCGCCCCACTTGAGTTCGGCCAGCGAGCGGCCGTTGGCGGGCGAGTCCTCCGGGACGTGCAGTTCCGTGACGAAGCGGCGGATGTCGTACTTGCTGGACAGGTCCGGCGCCCGGACGCGGCGCGGCAGGAGCACCCGTCCGGCGGTGAAGAGATACACCAGACCCACGGCGAGGCAGATCAGGCCGAGCGGAGTGATCGAGAACATGTGGAGTTCGTCGAACCCGCGCCTCATCGCTTCGCCGTGCACGACGAGGTTGGTGGAGGTCCCCATCAGGGTGACGGTGCCCCCGAGAATGGAGACGAAGGATAGGGGCATGAGATACCGCGAAGCCGGCTCCTCGGCCTGGTCGGCGAGCGCGACGAAGACGGGCAGGAACACCATCACGACGGCGGTGGTCATGAGAAAGGGCGAGAGGAGCGCGCAGACGAGGCAGAGCACCAACATGCGGGAGTACTTGCCGCCGAGGGGCGCAGTGCGCGCCCAGGCCCCGATGGCGGACACGAGACCGGTCTTTCGGAGCCCAAGGCCGAGCACGAGCATCGAGCCGACGGTCACGGTCGCGCGGCTCGACAGGCCCGATACGGCTTCGGCCGGCGTGAGGATGCCGCTCAGGAGGAGGACCACCGGGACCGACATGGCGACCTGATCCAGCCGCAGCCGGTCCATGGCGAACAGGACCAGCGCCGCCAGCGTCAGCCCCAGCACGAATGCGATTTCGAACGTCATGTGAAGATGTTCGTCCCCCGCCCGTCCCGGCACCAGTCCGGCCGGCCGGCAGGCCTCATCCCCGCAAGTGCTCGTTGAAGAACGCGATGGTCCGGTCCTGCGCGAGGCTGGCGGCTTCCTGGTCGTAGCGTGGGGTGGTGTCGTTGTGGAAGCCGTGGTTGGCTCCCTCGTAGACGTGGACCACGAAGGACTTTCCGTGTGCCTCCAGCGCCTCTTCGTAGGCCGGGTAGGCGGCGTTGATGCGCTCATCCAGCCCCGCGAGCTGGATCATCAGGGGCGCCTGTATCGAGGGCACGTCTTCCGCGGCCGCGGCCGACCCGTAGAACGGCACACCGGCGCCCAGATCCGGAAGGCGGACCGCGAGCTGATTCACCACTCCGCCGCCGTAGCAGAACCCGACGGCCCCGACGCGCCCGGTGGTCGTCTCGTGGTCGCGGAGGAACCGGAACGCGGCCACCCAGTCCTCCATCATCGTGTCCCGGTCGAGCTGCCGCTGCATCACCCGGCCCTCGTCGTCGTTGCCCGGATAGCCACCCAGGGGGGTAAGCGCGTCCGGCCCCAGCGCCACGAAGTCCGCGGCGGCGAACCTGCGGACCACGTCTTCGATGTAGGGGTTCAAGCCGCGATTCTCGTGGATGACGAGGACCGCAGGCCTG of Candidatus Palauibacter australiensis contains these proteins:
- a CDS encoding dienelactone hydrolase family protein is translated as MTKRKQASDFPKEVLALFDGYVHGFIRRRDFLKGAGKVLGSSAAAVAVLEALRPNYAWARHVATDDARIRQEYVTYPSPDGSGTMRGYMAAPVDATEPRPAVLVIHENRGLNPYIEDVVRRFAAADFVALGPDALTPLGGYPGNDDEGRVMQRQLDRDTMMEDWVAAFRFLRDHETTTGRVGAVGFCYGGGVVNQLAVRLPDLGAGVPFYGSAAAAEDVPSIQAPLMIQLAGLDERINAAYPAYEEALEAHGKSFVVHVYEGANHGFHNDTTPRYDQEAASLAQDRTIAFFNEHLRG
- a CDS encoding SLC13 family permease, translated to MTFEIAFVLGLTLAALVLFAMDRLRLDQVAMSVPVVLLLSGILTPAEAVSGLSSRATVTVGSMLVLGLGLRKTGLVSAIGAWARTAPLGGKYSRMLVLCLVCALLSPFLMTTAVVMVFLPVFVALADQAEEPASRYLMPLSFVSILGGTVTLMGTSTNLVVHGEAMRRGFDELHMFSITPLGLICLAVGLVYLFTAGRVLLPRRVRAPDLSSKYDIRRFVTELHVPEDSPANGRSLAELKWGERYGVTVLDIERGEQEITAPHGDRHIRPGDVLYVQGSAERLIELARRQRLETPRERKEQGLDLAGGSGRLVEVLVAPGSSLVSRTLRDLNFAQRYDAAVLAIQHHGVTVTERLAEVSFRVGDLLLVHGTPNALARLVEDPGFVPVGEVKTQTGRRPRAGVAAAIMVGVVLSASLGLLDIMTAALSGVGLMVFTRCVRVEEIYAEMEWMVLFVLAGLIPLGVALETTGAAELLARGVVAATAPLGASGLVAAFYLVTVLMTAIVSNAATAVMLTPVAILAATQAGVNPYALLIAVMFGASASFVTPFGYQTNVMIYGPGGYRFSDFVKVGGLLNLVLLITASLLIPIFWPS
- a CDS encoding FAD-dependent oxidoreductase, translated to TTMQTWDQGTRRIYDRLSGGFRDKVYLNRPVRRVVRGPSHVVVEDEDGVEETFDAVIFACNANQTLMMLDEPTFLERYILSSVRYESELHNHTVVHSDASVLPDDEVKALETRSNHIAQYGARPDNYEITYIMHNQQPWAKRSDKPCLVTYNPISEIDDEKVIERRWFQHIVHDVRHVAWLVPLFRFIQGKRRSWHCGAHTLINSQETAFVTGLAAARQIGADYPFEDPEARKMFNYYGRVMYGWRFRKARGSA